One stretch of Burkholderia pyrrocinia DNA includes these proteins:
- a CDS encoding flavin monoamine oxidase family protein, whose protein sequence is MNRKHKPDPQTRRQVLRVAAVGAASLAAGEMSFAESTASASAERGVFDVVIIGAGLAGLTAARDLKRAGCESFVVVEARDRVGGRTFNHDLGHGVVSEAGGQWIGPGQTAIADLARELGVNTFPTWYAGKTVVLAGDARVAQDLHGGSGGDDAIGTKLGALARGVPSREPWTARHAAELDKLTYGDWLLKQGVTYEDGYFLGVAAKLSLGGAPAQLGLLHYLSMINSADCDYAKLESIKGGAQETRFVGGSQVLSVRMANELGAKVQLSCPVRKISGWDREVVDVRTDRGTIRARRVIVALNPALCNQIVFDPPLPDGRAQLHRNWPANAPMRKTVHVYERPFWRDDGYNGQIFEVGGPVFMAYDNSPPDGSVGVLAAFVAPGALPTDPKGAERTLSAIFARALGDKALHPTQFHDYDWGRVDPWTLQCIHPLPPGFWTRWGKFLRPEVGRLIWSGTETADLWPGAMDGAVRSGHRAALQALGKLAGRGREA, encoded by the coding sequence ATGAATCGCAAGCACAAGCCGGACCCGCAGACCCGGCGACAGGTACTGCGCGTCGCGGCCGTGGGCGCCGCGTCGCTCGCGGCCGGAGAGATGTCGTTCGCGGAAAGCACGGCGTCGGCTTCGGCGGAGCGCGGCGTGTTCGATGTCGTCATCATCGGCGCCGGGCTCGCCGGGTTGACCGCCGCGCGCGACCTGAAGCGTGCCGGTTGCGAATCGTTCGTCGTTGTCGAGGCGCGGGATCGCGTCGGCGGCCGGACTTTCAACCACGACCTCGGGCACGGCGTCGTGTCCGAAGCCGGCGGCCAGTGGATCGGCCCCGGGCAAACGGCGATCGCCGATCTCGCGCGCGAACTCGGCGTCAATACGTTCCCGACCTGGTACGCGGGCAAGACGGTCGTGCTGGCCGGCGACGCGCGCGTCGCGCAGGATCTTCACGGCGGCTCGGGCGGCGACGACGCGATCGGCACGAAGCTCGGCGCGCTCGCGCGCGGCGTGCCGTCCCGCGAGCCCTGGACCGCACGGCATGCGGCGGAACTCGACAAGCTGACCTACGGCGACTGGCTGCTCAAGCAGGGCGTGACCTACGAGGACGGATACTTCCTCGGCGTCGCGGCCAAGCTGTCGCTCGGCGGTGCACCGGCGCAGCTCGGGTTGCTGCATTACCTGTCGATGATCAACAGTGCCGACTGCGATTACGCGAAACTCGAATCGATCAAGGGCGGCGCGCAGGAAACGCGCTTCGTCGGCGGCTCACAGGTATTGAGCGTCAGGATGGCGAACGAACTAGGCGCGAAGGTGCAGCTGTCCTGCCCGGTGCGCAAGATCTCGGGATGGGATCGCGAGGTGGTCGACGTGCGGACCGATCGCGGCACGATCCGCGCGCGGCGCGTGATCGTCGCGCTCAATCCGGCGCTGTGCAACCAGATCGTGTTCGATCCGCCGCTGCCGGACGGCCGCGCGCAGTTGCACCGGAACTGGCCGGCCAACGCGCCGATGCGCAAGACCGTGCATGTGTACGAGCGTCCGTTCTGGCGCGACGACGGCTACAACGGGCAGATCTTCGAGGTCGGCGGCCCGGTCTTCATGGCGTACGACAACTCGCCGCCGGACGGTTCGGTCGGCGTGCTCGCCGCATTCGTCGCGCCGGGCGCGCTGCCGACGGACCCGAAGGGCGCCGAGCGGACGCTGTCGGCGATCTTTGCTCGCGCGCTCGGCGACAAGGCGCTGCATCCGACGCAGTTTCACGACTACGACTGGGGCCGCGTCGATCCATGGACGCTGCAGTGCATTCATCCGCTGCCGCCCGGCTTCTGGACGAGGTGGGGCAAGTTCCTGCGTCCGGAGGTCGGCCGGCTGATCTGGTCGGGCACCGAGACGGCCGACCTCTGGCCAGGCGCGATGGACGGTGCGGTGCGCTCCGGGCATCGCGCGGCGCTGCAGGCGCTCGGCAAACTGGCCGGCCGCGGCAGGGAGGCCTGA
- a CDS encoding DUF3309 family protein — MLGTILIVILILLLIGAFPTWPHSRSWGYWPSSTVGLIVVIVVVLVLLGQI; from the coding sequence ATGCTCGGTACCATCCTTATCGTCATACTGATTTTGTTGCTCATCGGAGCATTTCCTACATGGCCGCACAGCCGAAGCTGGGGCTACTGGCCATCGAGCACGGTCGGGCTGATCGTCGTCATCGTCGTCGTGCTGGTGCTGCTGGGTCAAATCTGA
- a CDS encoding TetR/AcrR family transcriptional regulator: MTVPNEQRSGKKRRTSTATTAAASNPDGLRAQGLRTRNTIIRVARKLLLEGGPLEFSQRAVAAAAGISVSNLQYYFPTRIAVLRAVIEPVIDTYLDDMKRALSSDASPRDVFEEIVERSIRDAKDAKYNALFRHFLSFAATDPECFKLYDEWYATLTRDLAQLLRTVNPAFSAADSRHAATMLIALADGLAMQYGTGRHTQALDAYFAATSRALAYGTLAVPAGK; this comes from the coding sequence ATGACAGTGCCCAACGAGCAGCGCAGCGGCAAAAAGCGGCGCACTTCGACTGCCACCACCGCAGCGGCAAGCAACCCGGACGGTTTGCGGGCGCAAGGCCTGCGCACCCGCAACACGATTATTCGTGTCGCGCGGAAGCTGCTGCTGGAAGGCGGCCCGCTGGAATTCTCGCAGCGCGCGGTTGCCGCGGCGGCAGGCATCAGCGTCAGTAATCTGCAGTACTACTTCCCGACCCGGATCGCCGTATTGCGGGCCGTCATCGAGCCGGTCATCGATACGTACCTGGACGACATGAAGCGCGCGCTCAGCAGCGACGCGTCGCCGCGCGACGTGTTCGAGGAGATCGTGGAGCGCTCGATCCGAGATGCGAAGGATGCCAAGTACAACGCACTGTTCCGGCACTTCCTGTCGTTCGCGGCGACCGATCCCGAGTGCTTCAAGCTTTACGACGAATGGTATGCGACGCTGACGCGTGATCTCGCGCAACTGCTGCGCACCGTCAATCCCGCATTCAGCGCGGCCGACAGCCGGCATGCGGCGACGATGCTCATCGCGCTGGCGGACGGCCTCGCGATGCAGTACGGCACCGGGCGGCACACGCAGGCGCTCGACGCGTATTTCGCGGCGACGTCTCGCGCGCTCGCCTATGGCACGTTAGCGGTGCCCGCCGGCAAATAG
- a CDS encoding c-type cytochrome, with the protein MKRTLTIGAALAVAGVVAAGVLFGPDLVDGMRYQKAMAAIGGADKTNGGAWPQPQETCFFCHGVHGQSQNAWYPSLSGQPATYLAAQLRAFASDRRGNAYMGPLARELDDAKIDALATYFARQASARNETVPADAALDKRGMALVEARSCRACHGAALTGRDQAPRLAGQGQLYLEAQLAAFRSGQRHDPGGVMNGVAATLSGDDTRAVAHYLAGLSPGSADGAAR; encoded by the coding sequence ATGAAACGAACACTGACGATCGGCGCCGCGCTTGCGGTAGCCGGTGTGGTGGCGGCAGGCGTGCTGTTCGGGCCCGACCTCGTCGACGGCATGCGTTACCAGAAGGCGATGGCCGCGATCGGCGGCGCGGACAAAACCAATGGCGGCGCGTGGCCGCAGCCGCAGGAGACGTGCTTCTTCTGCCACGGCGTGCACGGCCAGTCGCAGAACGCGTGGTATCCGTCGCTGTCCGGGCAGCCGGCCACGTATCTCGCCGCACAACTGCGAGCGTTCGCGAGCGACCGGCGCGGCAACGCGTATATGGGGCCGCTCGCGCGCGAACTCGACGACGCGAAGATCGACGCGCTGGCGACCTATTTCGCACGGCAGGCGTCGGCGCGTAACGAGACGGTGCCGGCCGACGCCGCGCTCGACAAGCGCGGGATGGCGCTGGTGGAGGCCAGAAGCTGCCGGGCATGCCACGGCGCGGCGCTGACGGGCAGGGACCAGGCACCGCGTCTCGCGGGCCAGGGGCAGCTTTACCTGGAGGCGCAGCTCGCGGCGTTCCGATCGGGCCAGCGCCACGATCCGGGCGGCGTGATGAATGGCGTCGCCGCGACACTGTCGGGCGACGACACGCGCGCAGTTGCGCACTATCTGGCCGGCCTGTCGCCGGGCAGTGCCGACGGTGCGGCCCGATGA
- a CDS encoding histidine phosphatase family protein, with protein sequence MAELFLVRHGQASFGTDDYDRLSAAGEQQGVWLGEYFARQGLGFDRVICGTLNRHAQTVDAIRRGMGREGVPYDRHPGLNEYDFHGLFAAAAGDYPEIARRADGSMKEYFRALRQVLQLWSEDKLGDAAPETWAQFQQRVADARAAIRHGGGQRVLAVSSGGPIAVTVQQVLAAPPSSAIALNLQIRNSSLSQFFFNADAFHLASFNGIPHLEDPERLALRTYG encoded by the coding sequence ATGGCTGAACTCTTTCTGGTACGGCACGGGCAGGCGTCGTTCGGCACCGACGACTACGACCGGCTTTCCGCGGCCGGCGAGCAGCAGGGCGTCTGGCTCGGCGAATACTTCGCGCGGCAGGGCTTGGGGTTCGACCGCGTGATCTGCGGCACGCTGAACCGCCACGCGCAGACGGTCGACGCGATCCGGCGCGGGATGGGCCGCGAAGGTGTGCCGTACGACCGTCATCCGGGCCTGAACGAATACGATTTCCACGGGCTGTTCGCGGCGGCCGCCGGCGACTATCCGGAGATCGCGCGGCGCGCAGACGGATCGATGAAGGAATATTTCCGTGCGCTCCGGCAGGTGCTGCAACTTTGGTCCGAGGACAAGCTCGGCGATGCGGCCCCCGAGACCTGGGCGCAGTTCCAGCAGCGCGTCGCCGATGCGCGCGCCGCGATCCGCCACGGCGGCGGCCAGCGCGTGCTCGCGGTGAGCTCCGGCGGCCCGATCGCGGTCACCGTGCAGCAGGTGCTCGCGGCACCGCCGTCGAGCGCGATCGCGCTGAACCTGCAGATCCGCAACAGCAGTCTTTCGCAGTTTTTCTTCAACGCCGATGCGTTCCACCTCGCGTCGTTCAACGGCATCCCGCATCTGGAGGATCCCGAACGACTCGCGCTGCGAACCTACGGCTGA
- a CDS encoding saccharopine dehydrogenase family protein: MAKHPVVVYGASGYTGMLIMDWLIDQNIPFTAVARNAGRTKEMMAQRVVRLESANFEIIEADHSVDSLVNAFRGAKVVCNTVGPFFNFGLVSVEAALKAGCHYLDTTGEQHYIRQVREQFGELYRQAGLLLSPSVAYMYSFAEIAAELALETPGIDALETATLTRGPRGAGAGVSVGSTATIFEGYRQEACYLWEKQLVPHEQHASFSIVSPDFIQPVFSLPWGGTSLPVYFEHDARVRSCISSVGFYDNNAMQMVHALGQKWDAEYKHLPREQQDAVLKQIVDSTTPSMPPRERTSLHRTVDFAIGRGHLNAVRATLHGITPYIATGALHAAGAIKLLDGDTAKVGFASGSKAFGHRYLLGFLEQRGLARATVTQL, translated from the coding sequence ATGGCTAAGCACCCCGTCGTCGTTTATGGCGCAAGCGGTTACACCGGCATGTTGATCATGGACTGGCTGATCGACCAGAACATCCCGTTCACCGCGGTCGCGCGCAACGCGGGCCGCACGAAGGAAATGATGGCGCAGCGCGTCGTGCGCCTCGAATCGGCGAACTTCGAGATCATCGAAGCGGATCACAGCGTCGATTCGCTCGTCAACGCATTCCGTGGCGCAAAGGTCGTATGCAACACGGTCGGACCGTTCTTCAATTTCGGTTTGGTGTCTGTCGAAGCAGCGCTCAAGGCGGGTTGTCATTACCTCGACACCACGGGCGAACAGCACTATATCCGCCAGGTCCGCGAACAGTTCGGCGAACTGTATCGGCAGGCAGGGCTGCTGCTGTCCCCTTCGGTTGCGTACATGTACTCGTTCGCGGAAATTGCCGCGGAGCTGGCACTCGAGACGCCGGGCATCGATGCGCTGGAAACCGCAACGCTTACGCGCGGCCCGCGGGGCGCAGGCGCCGGCGTAAGTGTCGGTTCGACGGCAACCATCTTCGAAGGGTATCGACAGGAAGCCTGCTATCTGTGGGAAAAGCAGCTGGTGCCGCACGAACAGCACGCTTCGTTCAGCATCGTCTCCCCGGATTTCATTCAGCCGGTGTTCTCGCTGCCGTGGGGCGGCACGTCCCTGCCGGTGTACTTCGAGCATGACGCGCGTGTGCGCAGCTGTATCTCGTCCGTCGGTTTCTACGATAACAACGCGATGCAGATGGTGCATGCGCTCGGCCAGAAATGGGATGCGGAGTACAAGCACTTGCCGCGCGAACAGCAGGACGCAGTGCTGAAGCAGATCGTGGATTCGACGACGCCGTCGATGCCACCGCGCGAGCGTACGTCGCTTCATCGCACGGTCGACTTCGCGATCGGTCGTGGCCACCTTAACGCAGTCCGCGCGACGTTGCATGGCATCACGCCGTACATCGCAACCGGTGCATTGCATGCAGCGGGCGCCATCAAGCTCCTGGACGGCGATACCGCGAAGGTCGGCTTCGCATCGGGTTCGAAGGCGTTCGGCCATCGCTACCTGCTCGGCTTCCTCGAGCAGCGCGGGCTCGCGCGCGCCACGGTCACGCAACTGTGA
- a CDS encoding AMP-binding protein produces the protein MAIIDFYDRGWRINPDGIAYIQGDRSYTFQEIGELSCRIANGLLAAGFAKETKAAVWADNDVIGWSCALGMWRAGLAYIPVNGRNAPAENQYVLDAFDCEVLFFHQAFASAIDALRPSLPKIRLWVCLDADLSWAPSLATWSGRQPATLPAVEYAMDDVVALSATGGTTGAPKGVMNTHRSLQTYFAQFMIAMTYGAELPVNLAAAPMTHTAGMLSLPCTARGGTVVVLPKPDPALLLGAIVKHRVTEFFLPPTVIYRLLDIPGIDNVDFSSLRYFLYGAAPMSVEKLKRAIDVFGPVMTGGYGQTEAPASISYLTPAEHFVDGRLAPDERLSSVGRPNPLVRVEIVDDRGDVLKQGETGEICVRGDLVMKGYYNARDKTAETIVDGWLHTGDIGHLDTEGYLHITDRKKDMIISGGFNVYPSEVEQVIWAHPAVQDCAVIGVPDDKWGEAVKAVVELNAGQHVSADELVALCKEKLGSVKAPKSVDFVVALPRSTAGKVLKKDLREQYWQGQQRRI, from the coding sequence ATGGCCATTATCGATTTCTACGACCGCGGGTGGCGCATCAATCCCGACGGCATTGCCTATATCCAGGGCGACCGCAGCTATACGTTCCAGGAGATCGGCGAGCTGTCGTGCCGCATCGCCAACGGACTTCTTGCCGCCGGCTTCGCGAAGGAGACGAAGGCGGCTGTGTGGGCGGACAACGACGTGATCGGCTGGAGCTGCGCGCTCGGGATGTGGCGGGCCGGGCTCGCGTACATTCCGGTGAACGGGCGCAATGCGCCTGCGGAGAACCAGTACGTGCTCGATGCGTTCGACTGCGAAGTGCTGTTCTTCCACCAGGCGTTCGCGTCCGCGATCGACGCGCTGCGGCCGAGCCTGCCGAAGATCCGGCTGTGGGTGTGCCTCGACGCCGACCTGTCGTGGGCGCCGTCGCTGGCCACTTGGAGCGGGCGCCAGCCGGCGACGCTGCCGGCCGTCGAATACGCGATGGACGACGTCGTCGCGTTGTCGGCCACCGGTGGCACAACCGGTGCGCCGAAGGGCGTGATGAACACGCACCGCTCGCTGCAGACGTATTTCGCGCAATTCATGATTGCGATGACGTACGGCGCCGAGCTGCCGGTGAATCTCGCCGCGGCGCCGATGACGCACACGGCGGGCATGTTGTCGCTGCCATGCACCGCGCGTGGCGGCACGGTGGTCGTGCTGCCGAAGCCCGACCCCGCGCTGCTGCTCGGCGCGATCGTGAAGCACCGCGTGACCGAGTTCTTCCTGCCGCCGACCGTCATCTACCGGCTGCTCGACATCCCGGGCATCGACAACGTCGATTTTTCGTCGTTGCGCTACTTCCTGTATGGCGCGGCGCCGATGTCGGTCGAGAAGCTCAAGCGCGCGATCGATGTATTCGGGCCGGTGATGACGGGCGGCTACGGGCAGACCGAAGCCCCCGCGTCGATCTCGTACCTGACGCCGGCCGAGCACTTCGTCGACGGCCGGCTCGCACCGGACGAGCGGCTGTCGTCGGTTGGCCGCCCGAATCCGCTGGTGCGCGTCGAGATCGTCGACGATCGCGGCGACGTGCTGAAGCAGGGCGAGACCGGCGAGATCTGCGTGCGCGGCGATCTCGTGATGAAGGGGTACTACAACGCGCGGGACAAGACGGCCGAGACGATCGTCGACGGCTGGCTGCACACCGGCGACATCGGTCATCTCGATACGGAAGGCTATCTGCACATCACCGACCGCAAGAAGGACATGATCATCAGCGGCGGCTTCAACGTCTATCCGAGCGAGGTCGAGCAGGTGATCTGGGCACATCCGGCGGTGCAGGACTGCGCGGTGATCGGCGTGCCCGACGACAAGTGGGGCGAGGCCGTGAAGGCCGTCGTCGAACTCAATGCCGGCCAGCACGTGAGCGCGGACGAGCTCGTCGCGCTGTGCAAGGAGAAACTCGGCTCGGTGAAGGCGCCGAAGAGCGTGGACTTCGTCGTCGCGCTGCCGCGCAGCACGGCCGGCAAGGTGCTGAAGAAGGACCTGCGCGAACAGTACTGGCAGGGCCAGCAGCGCAGGATATGA
- a CDS encoding acyl-CoA dehydrogenase family protein → MIRLNKSAALPLVGLTGFETPLSEEESAIQHTVHRFARDVLRPIGRELDRMTPEEVIAPGSPYWAAIVESAKLGLDPQLIAQFPPETAVRIESLIGEELGWGDSGLAVSIGAATMPLMMAQTVGNQELIEMCAGKVGCWMNTQPDRGSDAAILYRQELSANGRQPVGNVSAKVGADEIVINGQSSAWISNGSVAQVALAYMAADYGDGFYGEGERSAFTNGIAMILPLDLPGVSRGKPLDKIGQRALPQGEIYFDNVKVPKRFAVALKDDYLGNLASTWSYAGTHMCQVFVGAARAAFELALAYCHERKQGGALLMDHQMTHLRIGEMLRRLEMARAIARRSLAFSRLSPQSHPYATAQAKVSVTEEAMKITHEAFQLFGGNGTTREFPIEKLFRDVRSALIEDGENYVLALRLGVLAGQLYQNGWTRE, encoded by the coding sequence ATGATTCGTCTGAACAAGTCCGCGGCGCTGCCGCTGGTCGGCTTGACCGGCTTCGAGACGCCGCTGAGCGAAGAGGAAAGCGCAATCCAGCACACGGTTCACCGCTTTGCGCGCGACGTGCTGCGGCCGATCGGCCGCGAGCTCGACCGGATGACGCCGGAGGAGGTGATCGCACCCGGCTCGCCGTACTGGGCCGCGATCGTCGAGAGTGCGAAGCTCGGGCTCGATCCGCAACTGATCGCGCAGTTTCCGCCAGAGACGGCCGTGCGCATCGAGTCGCTGATCGGCGAGGAACTCGGCTGGGGCGATTCGGGCCTCGCCGTATCGATCGGCGCCGCGACGATGCCGCTGATGATGGCGCAGACGGTCGGCAATCAGGAACTGATCGAGATGTGCGCTGGCAAGGTCGGCTGCTGGATGAACACGCAGCCCGATCGCGGGTCGGACGCGGCCATACTGTATCGGCAGGAACTCAGCGCGAACGGCAGGCAGCCGGTGGGCAACGTGTCCGCGAAGGTCGGCGCCGATGAAATCGTGATCAACGGGCAAAGCTCGGCGTGGATCTCGAACGGGTCGGTCGCGCAGGTCGCGCTCGCATACATGGCGGCCGACTACGGCGACGGGTTCTACGGCGAAGGCGAGCGCAGCGCATTCACGAACGGCATCGCGATGATCCTGCCGCTCGATCTGCCGGGCGTGTCGCGCGGCAAGCCGCTCGACAAGATCGGCCAGCGCGCGCTGCCGCAGGGCGAGATCTATTTCGACAACGTGAAGGTGCCGAAGCGCTTCGCGGTCGCGCTGAAGGACGACTATCTCGGCAACCTCGCTTCGACGTGGTCGTACGCCGGCACGCACATGTGCCAGGTGTTCGTCGGCGCGGCGCGCGCCGCGTTCGAACTGGCGCTCGCGTATTGCCACGAGCGCAAGCAGGGCGGCGCGCTGCTGATGGATCACCAGATGACGCACCTGCGCATCGGCGAGATGCTGCGCCGGCTGGAGATGGCGCGTGCGATCGCGCGCCGCAGCCTCGCGTTCTCGCGCCTGTCGCCGCAGAGCCATCCGTATGCAACCGCGCAGGCCAAGGTGAGCGTGACCGAGGAAGCGATGAAGATCACGCACGAGGCGTTCCAGCTGTTCGGCGGCAACGGCACCACGCGCGAGTTCCCGATCGAGAAGCTGTTCCGCGACGTGCGTTCGGCGCTGATCGAGGACGGCGAGAACTACGTGCTTGCGTTGCGCCTCGGTGTGCTGGCCGGGCAGCTCTATCAGAACGGCTGGACGCGCGAGTAA
- a CDS encoding NAD(P)/FAD-dependent oxidoreductase: MSDAHGAMALGRAGQAARRAPDGVGAAASMQAVGADAAGPLARWGEEIRADAALQKYRPVGGWIEAPDDAQPQLEGDVRADVIVVGAGFAGLSTALELAARGASVVVLEREFAGFGASGRNAGYLAGGQGLEYELFLKRVGREQAKQIVGFYDEGVAYVERKLTEYAIDCDYRASGIIRAGVHPSQEKRLRESMETGIELGSPAQFLDGAAMRARGIPPAFLFGAYVPGGGTLDPGKYVTGLRRAALAAGVKLYENTALLDFDEGETVRVRTARGSASAPVLVLATNAYTPQLGLLGDKVMPLRVSALETEPLSDAQLAALGWPRREGIVTSHLTMESHRLTARNTLLLTTKRLHYVYGSQTPNVPDDDAYRALVKALHARFPQLGNVPVRACWSGYISFAGDALPVVGAAGKHGNVFYTAGCSGHGVGTQSLIGRVLAERIQGEQSPLLEALTHKTPSVPPEPLRWCAMNAMLGVANLLDERVNRKARKM; this comes from the coding sequence ATGAGCGACGCACATGGCGCGATGGCGCTCGGGCGGGCAGGGCAGGCGGCGCGGCGCGCGCCGGACGGCGTCGGCGCGGCGGCGTCGATGCAGGCAGTGGGCGCGGACGCGGCCGGGCCGCTGGCGCGCTGGGGCGAGGAAATCCGGGCCGACGCCGCGTTGCAGAAGTATCGTCCCGTCGGCGGATGGATCGAGGCGCCGGATGATGCGCAGCCGCAGCTCGAAGGCGACGTCCGCGCGGACGTGATCGTCGTCGGCGCCGGTTTTGCCGGCCTGTCCACCGCACTGGAACTGGCCGCGCGCGGCGCGAGCGTCGTCGTGCTCGAACGCGAGTTCGCGGGCTTCGGCGCGAGCGGGCGCAACGCCGGTTATCTCGCCGGTGGCCAGGGGCTCGAATACGAGCTGTTTCTCAAGCGCGTCGGGCGCGAACAGGCAAAGCAGATCGTCGGCTTTTACGACGAAGGCGTGGCCTACGTCGAGCGCAAGCTCACCGAATATGCGATCGACTGCGACTACCGTGCGTCGGGCATCATCCGCGCGGGCGTGCATCCGTCGCAGGAGAAGCGTTTGCGCGAGAGCATGGAAACCGGCATCGAACTCGGCTCGCCCGCGCAGTTTCTCGACGGCGCGGCGATGCGCGCGCGCGGGATTCCGCCGGCCTTCCTGTTCGGCGCGTATGTGCCGGGCGGCGGCACGCTCGATCCCGGCAAGTACGTGACGGGGTTGCGGCGCGCCGCGCTCGCGGCCGGCGTGAAGCTCTACGAGAACACCGCGCTGCTCGATTTCGACGAAGGCGAGACGGTGCGCGTGCGCACGGCACGCGGCAGCGCGAGTGCGCCGGTGCTGGTGCTCGCCACCAACGCCTACACGCCGCAGCTCGGCCTGCTCGGCGACAAGGTGATGCCGTTGCGCGTGTCGGCGCTCGAAACCGAGCCGCTGTCCGATGCGCAACTCGCGGCGCTCGGCTGGCCGCGTCGCGAGGGCATCGTCACGTCGCACCTGACGATGGAGAGCCATCGCCTCACCGCCCGCAACACGCTGCTGCTGACGACCAAGCGGCTGCATTACGTCTACGGTTCGCAGACGCCGAACGTGCCGGACGACGACGCGTATCGCGCGCTCGTGAAGGCGCTGCACGCGCGCTTTCCGCAACTGGGCAACGTGCCGGTGCGCGCGTGCTGGAGCGGCTATATCTCGTTCGCCGGCGACGCGTTGCCGGTGGTCGGCGCGGCCGGCAAGCACGGGAACGTGTTTTATACGGCCGGATGCTCGGGGCATGGCGTGGGCACGCAGTCGCTGATCGGGCGCGTGCTGGCCGAGCGGATCCAGGGCGAGCAATCGCCGCTGCTCGAGGCGCTGACGCACAAGACGCCATCGGTGCCGCCGGAGCCGCTGCGATGGTGCGCGATGAATGCGATGCTCGGCGTCGCGAACCTGCTCGACGAGCGCGTGAACCGCAAGGCGCGGAAGATGTAG
- a CDS encoding thiolase family protein, protein MSNIYIAGISMTVFGRHLDRSLDDLAREALQRALRDAGCHADAIRAAFYAGITNGPLQGQLSIPGQVVFSKIGLEGIPVFNVENACASGSTAVHLAVRQLQSGACDVALALGAEKMNVADKAKSFALFEAGWDVSRIDENFAMLAQLGEGIESPPGSESDRPYSRFMKIYAALCRHHMRTYGTTQRQIAAVSSKNHGHSVHNPYSQFRQPFTIDEVLAAAPITYPITLPMCAPLSDGAAAAILCTDEGLERIGADRSRCIRIAASVLRSFTRRRIDEPHKHIGRLAALQAYEQAGVGPEDMDVAEVHDASAMGEIIQAENLGFVPFGEGGPAAERGEFTLGGRIPINTSGGLESKGHPLGATGIGQLYELVTQLRGEAGGRQVQGARHAIQENGGGLQGVEEAALAIHILSRD, encoded by the coding sequence ATGAGCAACATCTACATCGCCGGCATTTCGATGACCGTGTTCGGCCGGCACCTCGACCGTAGCCTCGACGACCTGGCGCGCGAGGCGCTGCAGCGTGCGTTGCGCGACGCGGGCTGCCATGCCGATGCGATTCGCGCTGCGTTCTACGCCGGCATCACCAACGGCCCGCTGCAGGGGCAGTTGTCGATTCCTGGTCAGGTCGTGTTCAGCAAGATCGGCCTCGAAGGCATTCCGGTGTTCAACGTCGAGAATGCATGCGCGTCCGGCAGTACGGCCGTGCACCTGGCCGTGCGACAGCTTCAGTCGGGCGCGTGCGACGTCGCGCTCGCGCTCGGCGCGGAAAAGATGAACGTCGCGGACAAGGCGAAATCCTTCGCGCTGTTCGAGGCGGGCTGGGACGTGTCGCGCATCGACGAAAACTTCGCGATGCTCGCGCAGCTCGGCGAAGGGATCGAGTCGCCGCCCGGCTCCGAATCCGACCGCCCGTATAGCCGCTTCATGAAGATCTACGCGGCGCTGTGCCGGCATCACATGCGCACGTACGGCACGACGCAGCGGCAGATCGCCGCCGTGTCATCGAAGAACCACGGGCATTCGGTGCACAACCCGTATTCGCAGTTCCGCCAGCCGTTCACGATCGACGAGGTGCTCGCGGCGGCGCCGATCACGTACCCGATCACGCTGCCGATGTGCGCACCGCTGTCGGACGGCGCGGCGGCCGCGATCCTCTGCACCGACGAAGGGCTGGAGCGCATCGGCGCCGATCGCAGCCGCTGCATCCGGATCGCCGCGAGCGTGCTGCGCAGCTTCACGCGTCGGCGCATCGACGAGCCGCACAAGCACATCGGCCGGCTTGCCGCGCTGCAGGCCTACGAGCAGGCCGGCGTGGGGCCGGAGGACATGGACGTCGCCGAAGTGCACGACGCGTCTGCGATGGGCGAAATCATCCAGGCCGAGAACCTCGGCTTCGTGCCGTTCGGCGAAGGCGGCCCGGCTGCCGAGCGGGGCGAATTCACGCTCGGCGGGCGGATCCCGATCAACACGTCGGGCGGCCTCGAATCGAAGGGCCATCCGCTCGGCGCGACCGGCATCGGGCAGCTGTACGAGCTGGTCACGCAGTTGCGCGGCGAGGCGGGCGGGCGCCAGGTGCAGGGCGCGCGCCATGCGATCCAGGAAAACGGCGGCGGATTGCAGGGCGTCGAGGAAGCAGCGCTGGCGATTCACATTCTCAGCAGGGACTGA